One segment of Nyctibius grandis isolate bNycGra1 chromosome 11, bNycGra1.pri, whole genome shotgun sequence DNA contains the following:
- the TLE3 gene encoding transducin-like enhancer protein 3 isoform X3, with protein sequence MYPQGRHPAPHQPGQPGFKFTVAESCDRIKDEFQFLQAQYHSLKVEYDKLANEKTEMQRHYVMYYEMSYGLNIEMHKQTEIAKRLNTILAQIMPFLSQEHQQQVAQAVERAKQVTMTELNAIIGVRGLPNLPLTQQQLQAQHLSHAAHGPPVQLPPHPSGLQPPGIPPVTGSSSGLLALGALGSQAHLAVKDEKNHHDLDHRERDSSANNSVSPSESLRASEKHRSSTDYSIDSKKRKAEEKDSMSRYDSDGDKSDDLVVDVSNEDPATPRVSPAHSPPENGLDKARGLKKGDAPNSPASVASSSSTPSSKTKDLGHNDKSSTPGLKSNTPTPRNDAPTPGTSSTPGLRPMPGKPTGMDPLASALRTPISIAGSYAAPFAMMGHHEMNGSLTSPGAYAGLHNIPPQMSAAAAAAAAYGRSPMVSFGAVGFDPHPPMRAPGLPSSLASIPGGKPAYSFHVSADGQMQPVPFPHDALAGPGIPRHARQINTLSHGEVVCAVTISNPTRHVYTGGKGCVKIWDISQPGSKSPISQLDCLNRDNYIRSCKLLPDGRTLIVGGEASTLTIWDLASPTPRIKAELTSSAPACYALAISPDAKVCFSCCSDGNIAVWDLHNQTLVRQFQGHTDGASCIDISHDGTKLWTGGLDNTVRSWDLREGRQLQQHDFTSQIFSLGYCPTGEWLAVGMESSNVEVLHHTKPDKYQLHLHESCVLSLKFAYCGKWFVSTGKDNLLNAWRTPYGASIFQSKESSSVLSCDISADDKYIVTGSGDKKATVYEVIY encoded by the exons atgtACCCCCAGGGCCGGCACCCG GCTCCGCACCAGCCGGGCCAACCGGGCTTCAAATTCACCGTGGCCGAGTCCTGCGATCGGATCAAGGACGAGTTCCAGTTCCTACAAGCCCAGTACCACAG cctgAAAGTGGAGTATGATAAGCTGGCGAACGAGAAGACCGAAATGCAGCGCCATTACGTTATG TACTACGAAATGTCGTATGGTTTGAATATTGAAATGCACAAGCAG acagaaattGCTAAAAGACTGAATACGATTTTAGCCCAGATCATGCCTTTTCTGTCACAAGAG cACCAACAGCAAGTCGCACAGGCTGTTGAGCGTGCCAAGCAAGTGACAATGACGGAGTTGAATGCTATCATCGGGGTACGTGGACTTCCCAATCTGCCTCTCACC cagcagcagctccaggcccAGCACCTCTCGCACGCCGCCCACGGGCCCCCGGTCCAGCTGCCCCCGCACCCCTCGGGCCTCCAGCCGCCGGGCATCCCGCCCGTCACCggcagcagctcggggctgctggcTCTCGGCGCCCTGGGGAGCCAGGCACACCTCGCCGTCAAGGACGAGAAAAACCATCACGACCTGGACCACAGAG AGCGAGACTCAAGTGCA AATAATTCCGTTTCGCCCTCGGAAAGCCTGAGAGCCAGCGAGAAGCACCGGAGCTCCACGGACTACAGCATCGACTCCAAGAAGCGGAAAGCGGAGGAGAAGGACAGCATGAGCCGATAT GACAGCGACGGCGACAAGAGCGATGACCTGGTGGTTGACGTCTCCAACGAG GACCCCGCCACCCCCCGCGTCAGCCCGGCCCACTCCCCCCCGGAGAACGGCCTCGACAAAGCCCGCGGGCTGAAGAAGGGGGACGCGCCCAACAGCCCGGCCTCGGTcgcctcctccagcagcactccCTCCTCCAAGACTAAAGACCTGGGCCAC AACGACAAATCGTCGACGCCCGGGCTCAAGTCAAACACTCCGACACCGAGGAACGACGCTCCGACCCCGGGGACGAGCAGCACGCCAGGGCTGCGGCCGATGCCCGGCAAGCCGACTGGCATGGACCCCCTGG CCTCGGCCCTGCGGACGCCCATCTCCATCGCGGGCTCCTACGCGGCTCCCTTCGCCATGATGGGGCACCACGAGATGAACGGCTCGCTCACCAGCCCCGGCGCCTACGCGGGGCTCCACAACATCCCCCCGCAGATGagcgccgctgccgccgccgccgccgcctaCGGCCGGTCGCCAATGGTGAGCTTTGGAGCC GTTGGTTTCGACCCGCACCCGCCCATGAGAGCCCCCGGCCTGCCCTCCAGCCTGGCGTCCATCCCCGGCGGGAAGCC AGCCTACTCCTTCCACGTGAGCGCCGACGGGCAGATGCAGCCCGTGCCCTTTCCCCACGACGCCCTGGCGGGTCCCGGCATCCCGCGGCACGCCCGGCAGATCAACACGCTGAGCCACGGCGAGGTGGTGTGCGCCGTCACCATCAGCAACCCCACGCGGCACGTCTACACCGGGGGCAAGGGCTGCGTGAAGATCTGGGACATCAGCCAGCCGGGCAGCAAGAGCCCCATCTCCCAGCTGGACTGCCTG AACAGAGATAACTACATCCGCTCCTGCAAACTCCTCCCCGACGGCCGCACGCTGATCGTGGGGGGGGAAGCGAGCACGCTCACCATCTGGGACCTGGCCTCCCCCACACCCCGCATCAAGGCTGAGCTGACCTCCTCCGCCCCCGCCTGCTACGCCCTGGCCATCAGCCCCGACGCCAAAGTCTGCTTCTCGTGCTGCAGCGACGGCAACATCGCCGTGTGGGACCTGCACAACCAGACGCTCGTCAG GCAATTCCAAGGCCACACGGACGGCGCCAGCTGCATAGACATCTCGCACGACGGTACGAAGTTGTGGACGGGGGGTCTGGACAACACGGTGCGCTCCTGGGACCTGCGGGAAGGGcggcagctccagcagcacgACTTCACCTCCCAG ATCTTCTCGCTGGGGTACTGCCCGACGGGCGAGTGGCTCGCGGTGGGCATGGAGAGCAGCAACGTGGAAGTGCTGCACCACACGAAACCCGACAAGTACCAGCTGCACCTCCACGAGAGCTGCGTCCTCTCCCTCAAGTTCGCCTACTGCG GGAAATGGTTTGTGAGTACGGGCAAGGACAACCTGCTCAACGCCTGGAGGACGCCCTACGGAGCAAGCATCTTCCAG tccaAGGAATCCTCGTCCGTCTTAAGTTGTGACATTTCAGCGGATGACAAGTACATCGTCACGGGCTCTGGTGACAAGAAGGCCACAGTCTACGAGGTCATCTACTAA